The following proteins are co-located in the Lagenorhynchus albirostris chromosome 2, mLagAlb1.1, whole genome shotgun sequence genome:
- the LOC132514427 gene encoding histone H2B type 2-F: MPDPAKSAPAPKKGSKKAVTKVQKKDGKKRKRSRKESYSVYVYKVLKQVHPDTGISSKAMGIMNSFVNDIFERIAGEASRLAHYNKRSTITSREIQTAVRLLLPGELAKHAVSEGTKAVTKYTSSK, translated from the coding sequence ATGCCGGATCCAGCGAAATCTGCTCCTGCTCCTAAGAAAGGTTCTAAAAAGGCTGTCACGAAAGTGCAGAAGAAAGACGGTAAGAAGCGCAAGCGCAGCCGGAAGGAGAGCTATTCTGTTTATGTATATAAAGTGCTGAAGCAGGTTCATCCAGACACCGGCATTTCTTCGAAGGCCATGGGCATTATGAACTCCTTCGTGAACGACATCTTCGAGCGCATCGCGGGCGAAGCGTCGCGCCTGGCGCATTACAACAAGCGCTCGACTATCACGTCCCGGGAGATCCAGACGGCTGTGCGCCTGCTGCTGCCCGGCGAGTTAGCCAAGCACGCCGTGTCGGAAGGCACCAAGGCGGTCACCAAGTACACCAGTTCGAAGTAA
- the LOC132514428 gene encoding histone H4 translates to MSGRGKGGKGLGKGGAKRHRKVLRDNIQGITKPAIRRLARRGGVKRISGLIYEETRGVLKVFLENVIRDAVTYTEHAKRKTVTAMDVVYALKRQGRTLYGFGG, encoded by the coding sequence ATGTCTGGAAGAGGGAAGGGCGGCAAAGGCTTGGGCAAGGGTGGCGCTAAGCGCCACCGCAAGGTTTTGAGAGATAACATCCAAGGCATCACCAAGCCCGCCATCCGGCGTCTTGCTCGGCGCGGGGGAGTCAAGCGCATCTCCGGCCTCATTTACGAAGAGACCCGAGGTGTGTTGAAGGTGTTCCTGGAGAATGTCATTCGGGACGCGGTCACCTACACGGAGCACGCCAAGCGCAAGACGGTCACTGCCATGGACGTGGTGTACGCGCTCAAACGGCAGGGACGCACCCTGTATGGCTTCGGAGGCTAA